In a genomic window of Gossypium arboreum isolate Shixiya-1 chromosome 7, ASM2569848v2, whole genome shotgun sequence:
- the LOC108453135 gene encoding proteinaceous RNase P 2 has translation MICNGNFPRIPAIKGKGRVFAVLILRQIFRVLYPGKVVSMATPSHHQNPIPSTKKKKTHKNPEANFLYELNSCSKSKDLKGAISLYDSALSSNTRLNQSHFNTLLYLCSTFATDPDSKDLALRYGFRVFDHMMALNIHPNEASITSIARLSAAKGDGDYAFEMVKKLGDYQVSPRLRTYEPALFCFCQKLEAEKAYEVEEDIDKMGLSLEEPQIAALLKLSADTGRGERVYNYLHKLRRSVRWVSEETCKVLEDWFRCKASEIGSDVGSVKEAILRNGGGWHGLGWIGEGKWVVKKGNVEPNGRCCCCGEQLDCVDIDDVETEKFALSVAGLALEREVKANFREFQDWLEKNADYEAIVDGANIGLYQQNFAEGGFSVLQLNAVIKEMYTRSGNKWPLVILHNKRVRALLENPSHRKLVEEWMANGVLYTTPHGSNDDWYWLYATVKLRCLLVTNDEMRDHIFELLGSSFFLKWKERHQVRYTFLKGALKLQMPPAYSIVIQESEKGSWHVPIVCESDEESLRSWLCITKPGGCEDEGKTGSTMETCEIVDGPCCKSSENRNNEKCDDKTTSMTGKRKERSP, from the exons ATGATATGTAACGGCAACTTCCCCAGAATCCCAGCAATCAAAGGAAAAGGCAGGGTTTTTGCGGTTCTGATATTGAGGCAAATCTTTAGGGTTTTATATCCGGGGAAAGTAGTATCCATGGCTACCCCAAGCCATCACCAAAACCCCATTCCTTCaaccaagaaaaagaaaacccACAAAAACCCTGAAGCCAATTTTCTTTATGAACTCAATTCTTGCTCCAAATCCAAAGACCTCAAAGGCGCTATTTCCCTTTACGACTCTGCTCTTTCCAGCAATACTCGCCTCAACCAGTCCCATTTCAACACCCTGCTTTACCTTTGCTCCACTTTTGCCACCGACCCTGACTCCAAAGATCTTGCTTTACGATACGGGTTTCGAGTTTTTGACCACATGATGGCCTTAAATATCCACCCTAATGAAGCTTCTATTACCTCCATTGCCCGTTTATCCGCGGCCAAAGGTGATGGTGATTACGCTTTTGAAATGGTTAAGAAGTTGGGTGATTATCAGGTTTCGCCACGGCTTCGTACTTACGAGCCTGCATTGTTTTGTTTTTGCCAGAAGTTGGAAGCAGAGAAGGCTTATGAAGTTGAGGAGGATATAGATAAGATGGGGTTGAGCTTGGAGGAACCTCAAATTGCCGCTTTATTGAAACTAAGTGCGGATACGGGGAGAGGGGAGAGAGTTTATAATTACTTGCATAAGTTGAGGAGGAGCGTGAGGTGGGTCAGTGAGGAAACATGCAAGGTTTTGGAGGACTGGTTTCGCTGTAAAGCAAGCGAGATTGGTTCTGATGTGGGTTCAGTGAAAGAAGCGATTTTGAGGAATGGTGGGGGGTGGCATGGGTTAGGGTGGATTGGGGAAGGGAAATGGGTGGTGAAGAAAGGGAATGTCGAGCCGAATGGTCGATGTTGCTGCTGCGGGGAGCAGTTGGATTGTGTTGATATTGATGATGTGGAGACTGAGAAGTTTGCTCTTTCAGTTGCAGGATTGGCTTTGGAGAGAGAGGTTAAGGCTAACTTTAGGGAGTTTCAG GATTGGTTGGAAAAAAATGCGGATTATGAAGCCATAGTGGACGGAGCAAATATTGGGCTCTACCAACAAAATTTTGCAGAGGGTGGATTCAGTGTTCTTCAG CTTAATGCCGTCATAAAAGAAATGTATACTAGAAGTGGGAATAAATGGCCACTTGTCATCCTGCATAATAAGCGTGTGCGAGCCCTCTTGGAAAATCCTTCCCATAGAAAGTTGGTTGAAGAATGGATGGCTAATGGTGTTCTTTATACAACACCACATGGCTCCAATGATGATTG GTATTGGCTTTATGCCACTGTAAAACTTAGATGTCTGCTTGTGACAAATGATGAAATGCGGGATCACATTTTTGAACTCCTAGGAAGTAGCTTCTTTCTCAAATGGAAAGAAAGGCACCAG GTTCGATATACATTTCTGAAAGGAGCCCTGAAACTTCAGATGCCACCTGCATACTCTATCGTCATTCAG GAATCCGAAAAAGGATCATGGCATGTTCCCATTGTATGTGAGAGCGACGAGGAGTCATTGAGAAGTTGGCTCTGCATTACCAAGCCAGGTGGATGTGAAGATGAAGGTAAAACTGGTTCCACCATGGAAACTTGTGAAATTGTTGATGGTCCCTGCTGCAAGTCAAGTGAGAATAGGAATAATGAAAAGTGTGATGATAAAACCACATCCATGACAGGTAAAAGGAAGGAGAGATCCCCATGA